The following proteins are co-located in the Tiliqua scincoides isolate rTilSci1 chromosome 8, rTilSci1.hap2, whole genome shotgun sequence genome:
- the MDH2 gene encoding malate dehydrogenase, mitochondrial, which produces MFSRLNRPVSAALRRGLATSSQKNAKVAVLGASGGIGQPLSLLLKNSPLIRHLNLYDIAHTPGVAADLSHIETRAEVKGFLGPEQLPESLKGCEVVVIPAGVPRKPGMTRDDLFNTNATIVANLAAACAKHCPEAMICVIANPVNSTIPITSEVFKKHGVYNPNRIFGVTTLDIVRANTFVAELKGLDPARVNVPVIGGHAGKTIIPLISQCTPKVEFPQDQLVALTGRIQEAGTEVVKAKAGAGSATLSMAYAGARFVFSVLDAMNGKEGVIECSFVRSEETECTYFSTPLLLGKNGIEKNLGIGKISPFEEKMVADAISELKGSIKKGEEFAKSMK; this is translated from the exons ATGTTCTCCCGCCTCAACCGGCCGGTCTCTGCCGCGCTCCGCAGGGGGCTCGCCACCTCTTCACAG aaaaATGCCAAGGTGGCCGTGCTGGGTGCCTCTGGTGGCAttggccagcctctctctctcctgctgaaGAATAGCCCCTTAATCAGGCACCTCAACCTGTATGATATTGCCCACACCCCAGGCGTTGCAGCTGACCTCAGCCACATCGAGACAAGAGCAGAAGTCAAAG GGTTCCTGGGCCCTGAGCAGTTGCCAGAGTCTCTGAAGGGCTGTGAAGTGGTTGTTATTCCAGCTGGAGTCCCTAGAAAGCCAG GCATGACCCGTGATGACCTCTTCAACACAAATGCCACCATCGTTGCTAATTTGGCGGCCGCTTGTGCCAAGCATTGCCCTGAAGCCATGATCTGCGTTATTGCAAATCCA GTCAATTCCACTATCCCAATTACTTCAGAGGTGTTTAAGAAGCATGGAGTGTACAACCCCAACAGAATTTTTGGTGTCACGACGCTGGACATTGTCAGAGCAAATACTTTCGTGGCTGAACTAAAG GGCTTGGATCCAGCTCGCGTAAATGTCCCAGTGATTGGCGGTCATGCAGGGAAGACCATCATCCCACTGATCTCTCAG TGCACTCCCAAAGTGGAGTTCCCTCAGGACCAGCTGGTGGCGCTCACTGGAAGGATCCAGGAGGCCGGAACAGAAGTTGTCAAGGCAAAAGCAGGAGCAG GATCAGCCACCTTATCCATGGCCTATGCTGGCGCCCGGTTTGTCTTCTCTGTCCTAGACGCGATGAATGGGAAGGAGGGAGTCATTGAGTGCTCCTTCGTCCGGTCGGAGGAAACGGAATGCACATATTTCTCCACACCATTGCTGCTTGGG AAAAACGGTATTGAGAAAAATCTGGGCATCGGCAAGATCTCTCCTTTCGAAGAGAAGATGGTGGCTGATGCCATTTCAGAGCTGAAAGGCTCCATCAAGAAAGGCGAGGAGTTTGCCAAGAGTATGAAGTGA